One region of Gorilla gorilla gorilla isolate KB3781 chromosome 13, NHGRI_mGorGor1-v2.1_pri, whole genome shotgun sequence genomic DNA includes:
- the FUT7 gene encoding alpha-(1,3)-fucosyltransferase 7: MNNAGHGPTRRLRGLGVLAGVALLAALWLLWLLGSAPRGTPAPQPTITILVWHWPFTDQPPELPSDTCTRYGIARCHLSANQSLLASADAVVFHHRELQTRRSHLPLAQRPRGQPWVWASMESPSHTHGLSHLRGIFNWVLSYRRDSDIFVPYGRLEPHWGPSPPLPAKSRVAAWVVSNFQERQLRARLYRQLAPHLRVDVFGRANGRPLCASCLVPTVAQYRFYLSFENSQHRDYITEKFWRNALVAGTVPVVLGPPRATYEAFAPADAFVHVDDFGSARELAAFLTGMNESRYQRFFAWRDRLRVRLFTDWRERFCAICDRYPHLPRSQVYEDLEGWFQA; encoded by the exons ATGAATAATGCTG GGCACGGCCCCACCCGGAGGCTGCGAGGCTTGGGGGTCCTGGCCGGGGTGGCTCTGCTCGCTGCCCTCTGGCTCCTGTGGCTGCTGGGGTCAGCCCCTCGGGGTACCCCGGCACCCCAGCCCACGATCACCATCCTTGTCTGGCACTGGCCCTTCACTGACCAGCCCCCAGAGCTGCCCAGCGACACCTGCACCCGCTACGGCATCGCCCGCTGCCACCTGAGTGCCAACCAAAGCCTGCTGGCCAGCGCCGACGCCGTGGTCTTCCACCACCGCGAGCTGCAGACCCGGCGGTCCCACCTGCCCCTGGCCCAGCGGCCACGAGGGCAGCCCTGGGTGTGGGCCTCCATGGAGTCTCCTAGCCACACCCACGGCCTCAGCCACCTCCGCGGCATCTTCAACTGGGTGCTGAGCTACCGGCGTGACTCGGACATTTTTGTGCCCTATGGCCGCCTGGAGCCCCACTGGGGGCCCTCGCCACCGCTGCCAGCCAAGAGCAGGGTGGCCGCCTGGGTGGTCAGCAACTTCCAGGAGCGGCAGCTGCGTGCCAGGCTGTACCGGCAGCTGGCGCCTCATCTGCGGGTGGATGTCTTTGGCCGTGCCAATGGACGGCCGCTGTGCGCCAGCTGCCTGGTGCCCACCGTGGCCCAGTACCGCTTCTACCTGTCCTTTGAGAACTCTCAGCACCGCGACTACATTACGGAGAAATTCTGGCGCAACGCACTGGTGGCTGGCACTGTGCCAGTGGTGCTGGGGCCCCCACGGGCCACCTATGAGGCCTTCGCGCCGGCTGACGCCTTCGTGCATGTGGATGACTTTGGCTCAGCCCGAGAGCTGGCGGCTTTCCTCACTGGCATGAATGAGAGTCGATACCAACGCTTCTTTGCCTGGCGTGACAGGCTGCGCGTGCGACTGTTCACCGACTGGCGGGAACGTTTCTGTGCCATCTGTGACCGCTACCCACACCTGCCCCGCAGCCAAGTCTATGAGGACCTTGAGGGTTGGTTTCAGGCCTGA